A stretch of Geobacter sp. DNA encodes these proteins:
- a CDS encoding prepilin-type N-terminal cleavage/methylation domain-containing protein: protein MGSGNILRGVRGVSLIELIVTLAILGILSALIIPSIQMTGKRLREIELRRNLRTIRLAIDDYKKAYDKAVTDKKISDVVNKSGYPKDLKLLVEGEDFGVPGGMKKKFLRRIPIDPFNPPKPGEEPQWGIRAYKDEPDSKSSSTEAEDVYDVYSLSEETAIDGTKYKDW from the coding sequence ATGGGATCAGGGAACATTCTGCGCGGAGTCCGCGGGGTAAGCCTTATCGAGTTGATAGTCACTCTGGCAATCCTCGGGATACTTTCCGCCCTTATCATTCCATCCATCCAGATGACCGGCAAACGGCTCAGAGAAATAGAGCTGCGGCGCAATCTGAGAACGATACGGCTGGCCATCGATGATTATAAAAAAGCATATGACAAGGCTGTAACCGATAAAAAGATATCTGATGTGGTTAACAAGTCAGGATATCCTAAGGATCTGAAGCTGTTGGTGGAAGGAGAAGATTTCGGTGTGCCGGGTGGTATGAAGAAGAAATTTCTGCGCAGGATACCAATAGACCCGTTCAACCCTCCAAAGCCCGGAGAGGAGCCACAATGGGGTATTCGCGCCTATAAGGACGAACCGGACAGTAAATCCTCGTCAACCGAAGCTGAGGATGTCTACGATGTCTATTCATTGAGTGAGGAAACAGCCATTGACGGGACCAAATACAAGGACTGGTAA
- a CDS encoding prepilin-type N-terminal cleavage/methylation domain-containing protein: MRVVRLLKHARGFTLIELMIVVSIIGILAAIAVPNYKWGIIRAKEAVLRENLYNMRTTIDQYYADQGRYPDSLQEMVDKKYLRGLPKDPFTDKTDTWIVLPPPQPTDGSKVEGSVYDVHSGSDLIGSNATPYNEW, encoded by the coding sequence ATGAGAGTAGTCAGGCTGTTGAAACATGCCAGGGGGTTTACCCTGATCGAGCTGATGATCGTTGTGAGCATCATTGGCATCCTTGCGGCAATCGCGGTGCCTAACTACAAATGGGGGATTATCCGCGCCAAGGAAGCTGTCCTGCGTGAAAATCTCTACAACATGCGGACAACCATCGATCAGTATTATGCCGATCAGGGGCGTTATCCCGACTCGTTACAGGAGATGGTGGACAAAAAATACCTGCGCGGTCTTCCCAAAGATCCCTTTACCGACAAAACCGATACATGGATTGTCCTTCCTCCCCCTCAGCCTACTGATGGCAGCAAGGTGGAGGGATCGGTCTACGATGTCCACAGTGGTTCCGATCTGATCGGTTCCAATGCCACGCCCTATAATGAGTGGTAA
- the ftsE gene encoding cell division ATP-binding protein FtsE yields the protein MIQLHNVSVSYQGDVAALGGISLHVRKGEFLFITGASGAGKSTLLRLIFAAVQPTSGQILIDGQNLTRMGRTQIAMLRRSIGVVFQDFKLLPNRTVFENVAITLEVLGWGQKDIGRKVFHVLKRMGLEHKLQSNPLRLSGGEQQRVALARALVNDPKILLADEPTGNLDDTNREQILDIFREANIKGTTLLVATHDRRLLDNCHKDFVVLEKGRIVEDSREQH from the coding sequence ATGATTCAGTTGCATAACGTATCCGTTTCCTATCAGGGGGATGTTGCTGCGCTCGGAGGGATCAGTCTCCATGTTCGCAAAGGAGAATTCCTCTTCATAACCGGAGCTTCGGGAGCGGGAAAGTCGACCCTGTTGAGACTCATTTTTGCAGCGGTGCAACCGACGAGCGGGCAGATACTGATAGACGGCCAGAACCTCACCCGCATGGGTCGAACGCAAATCGCCATGCTCCGTCGCTCCATTGGGGTGGTATTCCAGGATTTCAAGTTGTTGCCAAATCGTACGGTGTTCGAAAACGTCGCCATCACTCTCGAAGTCCTCGGATGGGGGCAAAAGGACATTGGTCGTAAGGTTTTCCATGTTTTGAAAAGGATGGGGCTTGAGCATAAGCTGCAGTCGAACCCCTTGAGGCTCTCCGGAGGGGAGCAGCAGCGAGTGGCCCTGGCACGGGCACTGGTCAACGATCCCAAGATTCTTCTTGCCGATGAGCCGACAGGGAATCTTGACGACACGAACAGGGAACAGATACTGGATATTTTCAGGGAAGCAAATATCAAGGGAACAACGCTGCTGGTCGCTACCCATGATCGACGTCTTCTGGACAATTGCCATAAAGACTTCGTAGTCCTGGAAAAGGGCAGAATCGTGGAGGACTCTCGTGAGCAGCACTAA
- a CDS encoding FtsX-like permease family protein produces the protein MSSTKHAARPRLTNEGFFGRFRYFWGRAFLNIRQNPFISLVTVVTISLSLLILSLFLLVLVNLEGAAQEWSRQVQVTVYLDKEPTADELSVLRTKILALPGAETIRYISKDEAFKRFRARLKGQESLLEGVVPDVLPASLEITLKRASRNSDDVELFVGKLKKVPGVGEVQYGEEWVRRLTTFMQFARLVVTLLGGFLLIAVLFIVSNTIKLTIYSRRDELELLSLVGATRFFIKAPFLIEGIMQGLAGACTALLLLGACYYGLLYNAGDFLSFGPTSAGLTFLPPSYLVGILFLGIFLGFLGSLTSLKRFITF, from the coding sequence GTGAGCAGCACTAAACATGCAGCCAGGCCTCGGCTGACCAACGAGGGGTTCTTTGGCAGATTCCGTTATTTCTGGGGGCGGGCTTTTCTCAATATCCGTCAAAATCCCTTCATCAGTCTGGTCACCGTAGTAACCATCTCTCTGTCACTGCTTATCCTCTCCCTGTTTCTGCTGGTGCTCGTGAATCTCGAAGGGGCTGCACAGGAGTGGAGCCGGCAGGTCCAGGTTACCGTCTATCTCGATAAAGAGCCGACTGCAGACGAGCTTTCTGTTTTACGTACGAAGATTCTTGCCTTGCCGGGTGCTGAGACTATCCGATATATCTCCAAGGATGAGGCGTTCAAGCGCTTCCGTGCCCGGTTGAAAGGGCAGGAGTCGCTTCTGGAAGGGGTTGTGCCGGATGTGCTGCCGGCGTCGCTGGAAATTACCTTGAAGCGCGCCAGCAGGAACAGCGACGATGTTGAACTCTTTGTCGGGAAGTTGAAAAAGGTCCCTGGCGTTGGTGAGGTCCAATATGGCGAAGAATGGGTCCGCCGGCTGACCACCTTCATGCAGTTCGCTCGGCTGGTTGTGACACTGCTCGGTGGTTTCCTTTTGATCGCGGTCCTGTTCATTGTGTCCAACACCATCAAGCTGACCATCTATTCCCGTCGCGACGAATTGGAGCTTCTGAGCCTTGTTGGCGCAACCCGGTTTTTTATCAAGGCACCTTTTCTCATAGAAGGCATCATGCAGGGGCTTGCCGGTGCCTGCACGGCTTTGCTTCTTCTTGGGGCTTGTTATTACGGCCTGCTCTACAATGCAGGCGACTTCCTCAGTTTCGGCCCTACTTCTGCCGGTCTGACCTTCCTCCCGCCTTCCTACCTGGTAGGGATACTGTTTCTCGGAATTTTTCTCGGTTTCCTCGGTAGCCTGACATCGCTCAAGCGGTTCATAACATTCTAG
- a CDS encoding peptidoglycan DD-metalloendopeptidase family protein, whose product MIRAIFILMLVSFSANLAATAMADVRDDLQGIRQEIREKKTLLKKNRKIEKKVSNELVTIDKTLKEKEASLKVLNQDLVKVEQALGKTQREIQLVAAETERKREHIRHRLTALYKAGELGSARMFFASESFPQMLENQKYMQGVLQGDRRLFADYSAKLDQLKGLKGVLERDAARKENIRTGIAAKKQEIEEEKSKKAAYLSQVRETSKSHQEALRELQANARRLQNMIERLEARQRKSYTAKSDRKQTLGDREPLPPVADKGFGAQRGRLAIPVRGEIVGRFGRHKHPEYNSYTINNGISIAAPQGADIRSVFDGQVIFADYFKGYGNMVIVDHGGGYFSLYGHASRLTKKVGSQVSRNDVIASVGDIDSSRGPMLYFELRYQGKPIDPSPWFR is encoded by the coding sequence ATGATTCGGGCGATTTTCATTCTGATGCTTGTGTCCTTTTCTGCCAATTTGGCAGCAACGGCCATGGCTGATGTTCGTGATGACCTGCAGGGCATCCGGCAGGAGATTCGGGAAAAAAAGACCCTGCTCAAAAAGAACAGAAAAATAGAGAAAAAGGTTTCCAACGAGCTGGTGACAATTGACAAGACCTTGAAAGAGAAAGAGGCCAGTCTCAAAGTTCTCAATCAAGATTTGGTAAAAGTTGAGCAAGCTCTTGGAAAAACCCAACGTGAAATTCAACTGGTAGCAGCAGAAACAGAACGGAAAAGGGAGCATATCCGCCACCGTCTTACTGCATTGTATAAGGCTGGTGAATTGGGCAGTGCCAGGATGTTCTTCGCGTCGGAATCCTTCCCGCAAATGCTGGAAAACCAGAAATATATGCAGGGAGTCCTCCAGGGAGACCGCAGACTTTTTGCCGATTACTCGGCTAAACTCGATCAGTTGAAGGGCTTGAAGGGGGTTCTGGAACGGGATGCGGCACGGAAGGAAAATATCCGAACCGGCATTGCCGCAAAGAAGCAGGAGATCGAAGAGGAAAAGTCAAAAAAAGCTGCCTATCTCAGCCAGGTTCGGGAAACCAGCAAGAGCCATCAGGAAGCTCTCCGTGAACTCCAGGCCAATGCGCGGCGCCTGCAAAACATGATAGAAAGGCTTGAAGCACGGCAAAGAAAGAGCTATACTGCAAAATCTGACAGAAAGCAGACCCTTGGCGATCGAGAGCCGCTTCCTCCTGTTGCAGACAAGGGGTTCGGCGCCCAGCGCGGAAGGCTTGCAATTCCGGTGAGAGGCGAGATCGTCGGTCGTTTCGGCCGCCATAAGCACCCCGAATATAATTCGTACACGATCAATAACGGCATTTCCATTGCTGCTCCCCAGGGGGCCGATATCCGTTCGGTCTTCGATGGCCAGGTCATCTTTGCCGATTATTTCAAGGGGTATGGCAACATGGTGATCGTCGATCATGGCGGCGGGTACTTCAGCCTTTACGGCCATGCATCGCGGCTTACAAAAAAGGTGGGTTCGCAGGTCTCCCGTAACGATGTCATTGCCAGTGTGGGAGATATTGACTCTTCGCGTGGTCCGATGCTCTATTTTGAACTCCGCTATCAGGGAAAGCCGATCGATCCTTCGCCCTGGTTCAGATAA